Proteins encoded together in one Ciona intestinalis chromosome 1, KH, whole genome shotgun sequence window:
- the LOC100184796 gene encoding tartrate-resistant acid phosphatase type 5-like produces MKYLVIVTSLLVAVSAEELFIPSADGSTSTNIPVKLNQESMHFMIAGDFGGWPPPFYTTPTQWTVAEAMGQAAEKLKPNFVLAMGDNFYFLGVQDTEDERFNKTFESVYTSPYLQVPWYPTMGNHDWHGNAHAQLDYSHVSKRWTYPWYYYTLDYTLTLSSTTMRIVMMDTTIQCGIDSEGVPINATVAEEQWAWVEQQLKDGQDFDYLVVVGHFPVLAAGNTGPTNECLFNRLQPLLEEYGVSAYIAGHEHNLQHLQDSRENSNVEYFVVGCSNFVSPRFPNADAPQFNTNFAWAEMTDLGGCYGRVEVTSTSMKMVFVQGRDGADIYSYDVPPRPKQ; encoded by the exons atgaaatatctgGTTATTGTGACATCTTTACTGGTGGCCGTTTCGGCCGAAGAGTTATTTATACCTTCAGCCGATGGATCGACTTCAACGAACATTCCAG TGAAATTGAATCAGGAATCAATGCATTTCATGATTGCTGGTGATTTTGGAGGTTGGCCACCTCCGTTTTATACCACTCCAACACAATGGACTGTGGCCGAGGCAATGGGACAGGCTGCTGAAAAGCTGAAACCGAACTTTGTTTTGGCAATGGGTGATAACTTTTACTTTCTCGGAGTACAGGACACAGAAGACGAACGTTTCAAT AAAACGTTTGAAAGTGTTTACACTTCACCTTATCTGCAAGTACCGTGGTACCCTACTATGGGTAATCATGATTGGCATGGAAACGCACACGCCCAGCTGGACTATTCCCACGTTTCTAAGAGATG GACATATCCATGGTATTACTACACCCTGGACTACACTCTTACCCTCTCTTCAACTACCATGCGAATTGTGATGATGGATACCACCATCCAATGTGGAATTGACTCTGAAGGTGTTCCGATAAACGCAACTGTAGCTGAAGAGCAGTGGGCTTGGGTAGAGCAACAACTGAAAGACGGACAAGA cttTGACTATTTGGTCGTGGTTGGTCATTTCCCAGTATTGGctgctggaaacactggtccTACAAATGAGTGCTTGTTTAATCGTTTGCAGCCATTGCTCGAAGAGTACGGAGTCTCCGCATATATCGCTGGTCATGAACACAATCTTCAG caTTTGCAAGATAGTAGAGAGAACAGTAACGTCGAATACTTTGTCGTCGGTTGCAGTAACTTTGTCTCACCGCGCTTTCCAAACGCGGACGCTCCACAATTCAACACAAACTTTGC TTGGGCAGAGATGACGGATCTTGGAGGTTGTTATGGCAGAGTTGAAGTCACTTCGACTTCAATGAAGATGGTGTTCGTACAAGGACGAGACGGAGCAGATATATACAGCTATGACGTCCCACCACGcccaaaacaataa
- the LOC100186365 gene encoding uncharacterized protein LOC100186365 translates to MESISRSKRGSSKKQKSKNPTVPSFGFEGSIQKRWNSAKELMELKKQHTVPHRYEQSPNLVRKFTYRQNSRQYSSDAETPNGRNKKPKQPLDGEIATQVANEKVPLLKLAPWKSSQTEHIPKPPSQPNLLITYLQQRNASQVSLVTANAALNEANLTYDPVPFMKHDVTNKQTTFVSTDSLPPPPSPGLLHEAMKS, encoded by the exons ATGGAGTCAATAAGCAGAAGCAAACGTGGAAGTtctaaaaagcaaaaatctAAAAACCCCACCGTACCAAGTTTTGGTTTTGAAGGTTCAATTCAAAAAAGATGGAACAGCGCAAAGGAATTAATGGAGCTCAAAAAACAGCACACTGTACCGCACAG GTACGAGCAATCCCCCAATTTGGTTCGAAAATTTACTTACCGGCAAAACTCAAGACAATACTCGAGTGATGCAGAGACACCTAATGGAAGAAATAAAAAGCCGAAACAACCTCTAGATGGCGAAATAGCAACTCAAGTCGCAAATGAGAAAGTGCCGCTGCTGAAACTTGCCCCCTGGAAATCAAGTCAAACAGAACATATTCCAAAACCTCCATCACAGCCCAATCTCCTTATAACCTACTTACAACAAAGAAATGCCAGCCAGGTTTCATTGGTGACAGCAAACGCAGCATTAAATGAAGCAAATCTCACTTATGACCCGGTCCCTTTCATGAAGCATGATGTCACCAACAAGCAAACTACATTTGTTAGCACAGACAGTCTGCCTCCACCACCAAGCCCTGGTTTATTACATGAAGCAATGAAGTCCTGA